The genomic window CCCACCGTCCACGAAAACGCCCACCGCCCTAGCGAGTTCGACAGCCGACGCAACGGCGGCATCAGCGAAAAATCCCGCTCGCCGATCACCAGATCCGCCCCATGATCCCGGTACACCCGCACAAACTTCGGAATCTCCGACGGATCGTGCTGCCCGTCCGCATCCAGTGTCACGACCGCCCGATACCCGTTATCCAGCGCCCATCGGAAACCCGTCCGCAGCGCCGCCCCCTTCCCCTGGTTCGGCTCCTGACGAACCACCGTCGCCCCAGCCGACCGGGCCGCCTCCGACGTCTCATCCGCCGAACCGTCATCCACCACCAACACCGGCAGATGCGCCAACGCCCCAGCCGCCACCGGCGCAATCCGCGACGCTTCGTTGTGCGCCGGAATCAATGCCAGAATGTCGCTCGCGCGCTCCGCCATGCCGACCGCTCCCGAAAACCGCGATGACGAACCGACGCCCGTAGTATATCATGGACACCCGGAAAGGAAAACCGACCATGACGCCAAAACCTCCAACCGCCCTCGTTCTGGCGGCGGCGATCCTGCCGCTGGCCGGCTGCGGCGGCGTGCTGCTGAACCTCAGCGACCTGCTCGGCCGAGTCTCCGACGGACTCGGCCTGGTCGGCACCTGCCTCAGCGACCTTGACCCGGTC from Phycisphaerae bacterium includes these protein-coding regions:
- a CDS encoding glycosyltransferase family 2 protein, yielding MAERASDILALIPAHNEASRIAPVAAGALAHLPVLVVDDGSADETSEAARSAGATVVRQEPNQGKGAALRTGFRWALDNGYRAVVTLDADGQHDPSEIPKFVRVYRDHGADLVIGERDFSLMPPLRRLSNSLGRWAFSWTVGQAVADNQSGYRLVSRAMMEAALASDERGFEFEVEMIVIAVRRGLRLGSAPIRTIYGDEKSHINNWRHFRKFVGLMWRTRRAMRRADRD